The Arachis duranensis cultivar V14167 chromosome 2, aradu.V14167.gnm2.J7QH, whole genome shotgun sequence genome has a window encoding:
- the LOC107472819 gene encoding 26.5 kDa heat shock protein, mitochondrial, whose protein sequence is MALARLAMKKVEERVANSSSSRRFGNELLRRRFASSSATASEKSEGNEIAVSSSGGRRSRQMILLGWLLEFFPSGLGNALMQASENINRLFDNMNLTPWSLTGRVRERDDHYKLRYDMPGVAKEDVKITIDDGVLKIKGEHKEEKEEEDDDEYWSSSSYGYYDTNLVLPDDAKADEIKAELKDGVLTITIPRTQQQKKDVKQISVH, encoded by the exons ATGGCTTTGGCACGTTTGGCtatgaagaaggttgaagaaaggGTGGCTAATTCTTCATCATCACGGAGGTTTGGGAATGAGTTATTAAGAAGAAGGTTTGCAAGTTCATCAGCAACAGCAAGTGAGAAATCTGAAGGGAATGAGATAGCTGTGTCATCATCTGGTGGGAGAAGGTCCAGGCAAATG ATATTGCTTGGTTGGTTGCTAGAATTCTTCCCTTCAGGGCTTGGAAATGCATTGATGCAAGCAAGTGAGAACATCAACAGGCTATTTGACAACATGAACTTGACACCATGGTCCTTGACCGGCCGAGTTAGGGAGCGCGACGACCACTACAAGCTGCGATACGACATGCCCGGAGTTGCGAAGGAGGATGTGAAGATCACCATTGATGATGGTGTGCTAAAGATAAAGGGTGAAcacaaggaagaaaaagaagaggaggatgatgatgagtattGGTCTTCAAGTAGCTATGGCTACTATGATACCAATTTGGTTTTGCCTGATGATGCTAAAGCTGATGAGATTAAGGCAGAGTTGAAGGATGGTGTCTTAACTATTACCATTCCTAGGACTCAGCAGCAAAAAAAGGATGTTAAGCAAATTAGTGTCCATTGA
- the LOC107472688 gene encoding uncharacterized protein LOC107472688 isoform X1, with protein MGACVGCYRKPVVVTTTDLPSNELQNQGTAESVKRPTSSEDFWTTSTHDIDNSIGQSQRSMSSIGTTNLPVALPSASKTSNPEEFVNHGLILWNQTRQRWVGDKRPENRSQQLREPKLRTHCLCLANIFWLCSWNATYESLLGTSKPFRQPVSLAEMVDFLVEVWEQEGLYD; from the exons ATGGg TGCTTGTGTGGGATGCTATAGAAAGCCTGTAGTAGTTACTACAACCGATTTACCATCAAATGAATTGCAAAATCAAGGTACCGCAGAGTCGGTAAAGAGACCTACCTCTTCAGAGGATTTCTGGACCACCAGCACACATGACATAGACAATAGTATTGGTCAGTCGCAACGAAGCATGTCCTCGATTGGTACGACAAACCTACCTGTGGCTCTGCCTAGTGCTTCCAAGACCAGTAACCCTGAAGAATTTGTAAATCATG GTCTTATTCTCTGGAATCAGACTCGGCAACGTTGGGTAGGAGATAAAAGACCTGAGAACCGATCACAACAATTGCGTGAACCTAAATTGAG AACTCATTGTCTGTGCCTTGCCAACATTTTTTGGCTTTGCAGTTGGAATGCCACATATGAGAGTTTATTAGGAACCAGCAAGCCGTTCCGGCAGCCCGTCTCTCTTGCA GAAATGGTAGATTTTCTTGTGGAGGTCTGGGAACAGGAAGGCCTATACGACTGA
- the LOC107472688 gene encoding uncharacterized protein LOC107472688 isoform X2 produces the protein MGACVGCYRKPVVVTTTDLPSNELQNQGTAESVKRPTSSEDFWTTSTHDIDNSIGQSQRSMSSIGTTNLPVALPSASKTSNPEEFVNHGLILWNQTRQRWVGDKRPENRSQQLREPKLSWNATYESLLGTSKPFRQPVSLAEMVDFLVEVWEQEGLYD, from the exons ATGGg TGCTTGTGTGGGATGCTATAGAAAGCCTGTAGTAGTTACTACAACCGATTTACCATCAAATGAATTGCAAAATCAAGGTACCGCAGAGTCGGTAAAGAGACCTACCTCTTCAGAGGATTTCTGGACCACCAGCACACATGACATAGACAATAGTATTGGTCAGTCGCAACGAAGCATGTCCTCGATTGGTACGACAAACCTACCTGTGGCTCTGCCTAGTGCTTCCAAGACCAGTAACCCTGAAGAATTTGTAAATCATG GTCTTATTCTCTGGAATCAGACTCGGCAACGTTGGGTAGGAGATAAAAGACCTGAGAACCGATCACAACAATTGCGTGAACCTAAATTGAG TTGGAATGCCACATATGAGAGTTTATTAGGAACCAGCAAGCCGTTCCGGCAGCCCGTCTCTCTTGCA GAAATGGTAGATTTTCTTGTGGAGGTCTGGGAACAGGAAGGCCTATACGACTGA